A region of Saimiri boliviensis isolate mSaiBol1 chromosome 10, mSaiBol1.pri, whole genome shotgun sequence DNA encodes the following proteins:
- the SEC61G gene encoding protein transport protein Sec61 subunit gamma, with amino-acid sequence MDQVMQFVEPSRQFVKDSIRLVKRCTKPDRKEFQKIAMATAIGFAIMGFIGFFVKLIHIPINNIIVGG; translated from the exons ATGGATCAGGTAATGCAGTTTGTTGAGCCAAGTCGGCAGTTTGTAAAGGACTCCATTCGGCTGGTGAAAAGATGCACTAAACCTGATAGAAAAG aattCCAGAAGATTGCCATGGCAACAGCAATAGGATTTGCTATAATGGGATTCATTGGCTTCTTTGTGAAATTGATCCATATTCCTATTAATAACATCATTGT